The proteins below come from a single Mya arenaria isolate MELC-2E11 chromosome 6, ASM2691426v1 genomic window:
- the LOC128237327 gene encoding transcription initiation factor TFIID subunit 11-like, with product MMKKCSNPVCGLEGEWKLCQECGDKMIDPPTKPILSSIVIICDGEDESGSPCGEELKSTQKFCSSCGKQVDIKLFEVQTPDIERCGGCGAVCTPGKKFCPECGFKVKPMAKQATDTPPSLENQASVVDKSDPVSMATTGAGESQKYVQHDQIASNQSPPSNPQQAEGSDLYVEVQESATGVEHLDVKDPDPKDTLQDNTRSREKQQEPDTDKPSAADVQQGEASRPEPMEEHSKPSKLTEEEDTKTNKPEAKESQSREQVNLVGSETTHNIEHDAMDTSDLPRNNKLCVVNMDDGNDERKQETLMQVDPCRNIDDANATANINNNNYVSSDVSQGGDSVQHSLIFEENGSAEVGHEKAGNATTESQLEKSIKDINITNDETTNKASNGETLKNDLSDKDGNGSEDDSADSDSSESEVNDDDKEETKYGGKRSKRTIREGLKQKRLKRGKGRKKNREKSNRVCILIPRKKMINLKA from the exons ATGATGAAGAAGTGTTCCAACCCGGTGTGTGGGTTGGAGGGGGAGTGGAAGTTGTGTCAAGAATGTGGAGACAAAATGATTGATCCTCCTACGAAACCTATCTTGTCATCAATCGTCATCATTTGTGATGGAGAGGATGAAAGCGGCTCTCCTTGTGGGGAGGAACTGAAATCAACACAGAAGTTCTGCAGCAGTTGTGGAAAACAGGTTGATATCAAGTTGTTTGAAGTCCAAACACCTGATATAGAGAGATGTGGGGGCTGTGGAGCTGTGTGTACACCAGGCAAAAAATTCTGCCCTGAGTGTGGATTCAAGGTCAAACCAATGGCAAAGCAAG ctACTGATACTCCACCATCTCTAGAAAATCAGGCAAGTGTTGTTGACAAGTCTGACCCTGTCTCTATGGCAACAACTGGTGCTGGGGAAAGTCAAAAATATGTTCAACATGATCAAATAGCCTCTAATCAATCACCACCTTCCAACCCACAACAGGCAGAAGGATCAGATTTATATGTTGAAGTTCAAGAGTCAGCTACTGGGGTTGAACATTTAGATGTCAAAGATCCAGATCCAAAAGACACATTACAAGATAATACTAGGTCAAGAGAGAAGCAGCAAGAGCCAGATACAGATAAACCAAGTGCAGCAGATGTTCAACAAGGTGAAGCGTCACGTCCCGAACCAATGGAGGAACATTCCAAACCCAGTAAACTAACAGAGGAAGAAGACACAAAGACTAATAAACCAGAAGCTAAAGAAAGTCAGAGTCGAGAACAGGTTAATTTGGTCGGTTCAGAAACAACTCACAATATTGAACATGATGCAATGGACACATCTGATCTTCCAAGGAACAATAAATTATGTGTTGTCAACATGGATGATGGAAACGATGAAAGAAAACAGGAAACACTAATGCAAGTTGATCCTTGTAGAAATATAGATGACGCAAATGCAACAGctaacataaataataataactatgtGTCATCAGATGTTTCCCAAGGGGGAGATTCGGTACAACACTCACTTATTTTCGAAGAAAATGGTTCAGCTGAAGTTGGGCATGAAAAAGCAGGAAATGCTACAACTGAAAGTCAGTTGGAAAAGTCTATAAAGGATATAAACATTACTAATGATGAAACAACGAACAAGGCTTCAAATGgtgaaacattaaaaaacgATTTATCAGATAAGGATGGAAATGGCTCTGAAGATGACTCTGCTGATTCAGACAGTAGTGAATCAGAGGTTAATGATGATGACAAAGAAGAGACGAAATATGGTGGAAAGAGATCTAAAAGAACCATAAGGGAGGGACTAAAGCAAAAAAGGCTAAAAAGAGGGAAAGGAAGAAAGAAAAACAGAGAGAAAAGCAACAGAGTTTGCATTCTGATCCCAAGGAAGAAGATGATAAATCTGAAAGCATAA